A region from the Afifella aestuarii genome encodes:
- a CDS encoding PD-(D/E)XK nuclease family protein, with amino-acid sequence MDPSDLAAVPVAKDQREQPWATLGVDYEQRVVARLAREKTVLRPAHGDDGLLERNATAFLKGLGSADYAGQVNLRPRTQPEFMRGADIKLRRSFADLVRREVRSTGLHFTVIDIKATRAARAFHKTQVAFYVLLLRAMLAELGVVGTVEATGEIWRIPDDGDAEGDACAIETFALNPYLRLVEDFCQTMLPTIASKTVAPGRDDTFFHVYFKCEQCAYLPHCINAVSPARPARSRDVSAVAGLSHEAKRTLLSIGVGTVAGLAELGPGVGRIDGAGWSLSRRAEQLVSRARALRDDSVQPGPEPHSFLMPPRAEAAIYLVADNDPVDDTLVALGYRFVDASGVREHIEVLPSADRRAEADALVSVFGQLIRDLEAIDAHNEAVGNPSDPASLYAHIFLYETTEALALQNAVKRHLEDPRVRAGLLHMVRLFPPDEVVPEPEFRGMQHMPATALRSVVEQLLSLPVTVSYDLRQVSAALHRAGLITQAYLPAPAFERPFSSLLALDVSRNLREGRGKGPDADAIRADVSARLATTQTISDWLRAEHQRRVLAGESPMLRLNKQPFRLQATFNPLDAGDLDVLRAFELLENRSGLLGTMIQLARPTRVRRDAGRAIGPMRLLNVSEKGRYAYLLFAIPREAEDSDFSPGGFGLILSDGEPDLVLEPRLWSSIGCDLMDPWSQDAPNLVRLRMFRPTFNGPVFQEVKRRAGQDGWWLDQSFVDFNSSKADAFLTFLGAQVQP; translated from the coding sequence ATGGATCCGAGCGATCTCGCCGCCGTTCCCGTCGCCAAAGATCAACGCGAACAACCCTGGGCGACGCTAGGCGTCGATTATGAGCAGCGCGTTGTCGCCCGTCTCGCTCGCGAAAAAACCGTGCTTCGTCCGGCCCATGGTGACGATGGCCTGTTAGAGCGCAATGCGACCGCCTTTCTCAAGGGTCTGGGCTCGGCTGATTATGCTGGACAGGTCAATCTGCGTCCCCGCACCCAACCCGAATTCATGCGCGGCGCCGACATCAAATTGCGTCGGAGCTTCGCCGATCTTGTCCGGCGTGAAGTCCGTTCGACGGGTTTGCATTTCACGGTTATCGACATCAAGGCGACGCGGGCAGCCCGCGCCTTCCACAAGACACAGGTCGCCTTCTACGTGTTGCTGTTGCGGGCGATGCTCGCCGAACTCGGCGTAGTCGGCACGGTCGAAGCGACGGGCGAAATCTGGCGAATTCCCGACGATGGCGACGCCGAGGGCGATGCTTGCGCAATCGAGACCTTCGCCCTCAACCCCTATCTTCGCCTGGTAGAGGATTTTTGCCAGACGATGCTTCCCACGATCGCCAGCAAGACCGTAGCACCGGGGCGCGACGACACCTTCTTCCATGTCTATTTCAAATGCGAGCAATGTGCCTATCTCCCACATTGCATCAACGCCGTGAGTCCCGCCCGGCCAGCCCGGTCTCGCGACGTCTCAGCTGTCGCAGGCCTCAGCCATGAGGCGAAGCGCACGCTACTCTCGATCGGTGTCGGTACTGTTGCAGGCCTTGCTGAACTCGGACCAGGCGTCGGCCGCATCGATGGCGCCGGCTGGTCGCTGTCGCGCCGCGCCGAACAGCTTGTGAGCCGCGCCCGGGCGCTGCGCGACGATAGCGTGCAGCCAGGACCAGAGCCTCATAGCTTCCTAATGCCGCCGCGCGCCGAAGCCGCCATCTATCTCGTTGCCGACAATGATCCGGTCGATGACACGCTCGTCGCGCTTGGTTACCGCTTTGTCGACGCGAGTGGCGTACGCGAGCATATCGAGGTCCTGCCGAGCGCCGATCGGAGGGCCGAAGCCGATGCGCTGGTATCGGTTTTCGGCCAGCTTATACGCGACCTGGAGGCGATCGACGCGCACAATGAGGCGGTCGGAAATCCCAGCGATCCGGCTAGTCTCTATGCGCATATCTTCCTCTATGAAACGACCGAGGCGCTGGCGCTGCAAAATGCTGTAAAGCGCCATCTCGAGGATCCGCGCGTGCGGGCTGGGCTGCTCCACATGGTACGCCTTTTCCCGCCGGACGAGGTGGTTCCTGAACCCGAATTTCGCGGCATGCAGCATATGCCAGCAACAGCCTTGCGCAGCGTCGTCGAACAACTGCTTTCGCTACCAGTCACCGTCTCCTACGATCTGCGGCAGGTCTCAGCAGCGCTCCATCGCGCGGGGCTGATCACGCAGGCATACCTTCCGGCGCCAGCGTTCGAGCGACCCTTCTCGTCACTGCTCGCGCTCGATGTCAGCCGCAATCTCCGGGAAGGGCGCGGCAAAGGCCCTGATGCCGATGCCATTCGCGCAGACGTGAGCGCACGACTCGCCACCACCCAGACGATCAGCGATTGGTTGCGGGCCGAGCATCAGCGCCGCGTTCTCGCCGGAGAGTCGCCGATGCTGCGCCTTAACAAGCAGCCCTTCCGTTTGCAGGCTACCTTCAATCCGCTTGATGCTGGCGACCTAGACGTGCTGCGCGCCTTCGAACTGCTTGAGAACCGATCCGGACTGCTGGGCACCATGATCCAGCTTGCTCGGCCGACGCGCGTGCGCCGCGATGCTGGCCGCGCAATCGGACCGATGCGTCTCCTCAATGTGAGCGAGAAGGGTCGCTACGCTTATTTGCTCTTTGCGATTCCACGCGAAGCCGAAGATAGCGATTTTTCCCCCGGTGGCTTCGGTCTGATCCTGAGCGATGGCGAGCCCGACCTCGTGCTCGAGCCTAGGCTCTGGTCGAGCATTGGCTGCGACCTTATGGATCCTTGGAGCCAGGATGCGCCCAATCTCGTAAGACTGCGCATGTTCCGGCCGACCTTCAACGGCCCGGTCTTTCAGGAGGTCAAACGGCGCGCTGGCCAAGACGGCTGGTGGCTAGACCAGAGTTTCGTCGACTTCAATTCGTCGAAGGCCGACGCTTTCCTCACCTTCCTGGGCGCGCAGGTGCAACCATGA